One segment of Primulina tabacum isolate GXHZ01 chromosome 6, ASM2559414v2, whole genome shotgun sequence DNA contains the following:
- the LOC142549339 gene encoding uncharacterized protein LOC142549339: MDKKERAKERREKRRQEISLARTIPYSDHQRWWTSDTIGVVTGANRGIGFEIVHQLALHGLTVILTSRDEEVGEEAAKVLQEGGLNVVFHQLDIVDPSSIEVFTQWVQEKYGGIDILVNNAGINSNMDNLEEFAEKVIGTNYFGTKNMIKAMIPIMRPSDSGARIVSVSSRLGRLNGKRNRIGNLDLQKQLKDDESLSEELIDQTMNIFLEQVKDGSWRDSGWPQVFTDYSLSKLAVNTYTRLMARILSQRPEGHKIYINCYCPGWVKTAMTGWAGHVSPEEGADTAVWLALLPDQFVSGKFFSERREISF, from the exons ATGGATAAAAAAGAGAGGGCAAAAGAGAGAAGAGAGAAGCGGCGGCAAGAGATCTCTCTGGCCCGTACCATCCCATATTCCGATCACCAAAG ATGGTGGACCTCGGACACAATTGGAGTTGTCACCGGTGCAAACAGGGGAATAGGATTCGAGATTGTGCATCAGCTCGCGTTGCACGGGTTAACCGTTATTCTGACCTCTCGGGACGAAGAGGTTGGAGAAGAAGCAGCAAAGGTCTTGCAAGAAGGAGGTCTCAATGTTGTATTCCATCAACTAGATATTGTTGATCCTTCATCAATTGAAGTTTTTACTCAATGGGTTCAAGAAAAGTATGGTGGTATTGATATTTTG GTGAATAATGCAGGAATAAATTCCAACATGGACAACCTTGAGGAATTTGCTGAAAAAGTAATTGGTACCAACTACTTTGGGACCAAGAACATGATCAAAGCCATGATACCTATTATGAGGCCTTCAGATTCAGGTGCTCGTATCGTTAGTGTGAGTTCGCGGTTAGGAAGATTGAACGGGAAGCGAAAT AGAATTGGAAATCTTGATCTCCAAAAGCAACTGAAAGACGACGAGTCGCTGTCGGAGGAGCTGATCGACCAGACGATGAACATATTTCTAGAACAAGTGAAAGATGGCAGTTGGAGAGACAGCGGATGGCCTCAAGTTTTCACGGACTACTCATTGTCAAAATTAGCTGTCAACACATACACGAGGCTAATGGCAAGGATATTATCGCAACGGCCGGAAGGGCATAAGATTTATATAAATTGCTACTGCCCGGGGTGGGTGAAGACTGCAATGACTGGCTGGGCTGGTCATGTTTCACCTGAGGAAGGAGCCGACACCGCGGTGTGGCTTGCCTTGCTTCCGGATCAATTTGTGAGCGGCAAGTTTTTTTCTGAAAGGCGTGAGATTAGTTTCTGA
- the LOC142549335 gene encoding sucrose nonfermenting 4-like protein isoform X2, protein MVQTPFTWRYGGREVFLSGSFNGWSERIQLIPLEGSAAVFQRIIDLPPGCYQYKFVVDSEWQVDKHQICDVDEYGTVYNIVLVSGTESMSPDFNAEAFQSSTSGANHREMLSMGPSSGSLCNEPAMQLSDADMDILRQVLSMHLFSAAVYELIPNSGKVLILDVEVDVEQAFHVMYDEGLRVVPLWDEHNRLMAGMLTSSDFILILLQLQSTHAIFSNEDLGRQTVSSWKGWKFQHYRDVLRTLVPRERMPLIHAGPDESLADVASRILQNNISAIPVVHSGNGLCPRLLHIACLSGVLKRTWAKEFQRTMARPLLTLHLSDSLNDALTMLLEAQISSIPIVDDGGNLVDTYSRSDIISLAKDNMYTHIQLDHMTILQAIEISVDVRRDRLQTCTRFDSLYRVMELLSEPDTRRVIIVEASSRRIEGVITLRDVFHFLSR, encoded by the exons ATGGTGCAAACCCCGTTCACTTGGCGTTATGGAGGTCGTGAAGTCTTTCTCTCTGGCTCCTTTAATGG GTGGAGCGAGAGGATACAACTGATTCCATTGGAGGGTTCTGCTGCTGTTTTCCAGAGAATTATTGATCTTCCACCTGGTTGTTATCAG TATAAATTTGTGGTCGATAGCGAATGGCAAGTTGATAAGCATCAAATATGTGATGTTGATGAGTATGGAACGGTATACAACATAGTTCTCGTCAGTGGAACAGAGTCCATGTCTCCAGATTTTAACGCTGAAGCTTTTCAGTCTAGTACAAGTGGAGCAAATCACAGAGAAATGCTTTCTATG GGTCCATCTTCTGGCAGTCTCTGTAATGAACCAGCTATGCAGTTATCAGATGCTGATATGGATATTCTTCGTCAAGTTCTATCCATGCATTTGTTCTCTGCTGCAGTATATGAGCTAATCCCGAATTCAGGCAAG GTCCTTATATTGGATGTTGAAGTAGACGTGGAACAGGCCTTCCATGTTATGTATGACGAG gGGCTCAGAGTTGTGCCTTTGTGGGATGAACATAACAGGCTGATGGCAGGAATGTTGACCTCTTCGGATTTTATTTTGATCTTACTTCAG CTTCAGAGTACTCATGCAATTTTTTCCAATGAAGATCTTGGAAGACAGACGGTATCTTCCTGGAAAGGCTGGAAATTTCAACACTACAGAGATGTGCTTAGGACTTTGGTTCCCCGTGAAAGAATGCCTTTAATCCAT GCTGGTCCTGATGAGTCTTTAGCCGATGTTGCTTCAAGAATTCTACAGAATAACATTTCCGCCATTCCAGTTGTACATTCAGGAAATGGATTGTGCCCTCGTTTGTTGCATATAGCATGCCTCTCTGGAGTTCTAAAAC GTACATGGGCAAAAGAATTTCAGAGAACGATGGCTCGTCCATTGTTGACGTTGCACCTCAGTGATTCTCTTAATGATGCTCTTACGATGTTACTAGAAG CTCAAATAAGTTCCATACCCATAGTTGATGATGGGGGTAACCTTGTAGATACGTACTCCAGAAG TGATATTATCTCCTTAGCAAAGGATAACATGTATACACATATTCAACTCGACCATATGACGATATTGCAA GCAATAGAAATTAGTGTTGATGTGCGTAGAGATCGCCTACAAACATGTACAAGGTTTGATTCCTTGTACAGGGTAATGGAACTTCTATCCGAACCAG ATACACGTCGTGTTATTATAGTTGAGGCGTCCAGCCGACGCATCGAAGGTGTAATTACCTTGAGGGATGTATTTCATTTTTTGTCTAGATGA
- the LOC142549335 gene encoding sucrose nonfermenting 4-like protein isoform X3, protein MVQTPFTWRYGGREVFLSGSFNGWSERIQLIPLEGSAAVFQRIIDLPPGCYQYKFVVDSEWQVDKHQICDVDEYGTVYNIVLVSGTESMSPDFNAEAFQSSTSGANHREMLSMGPSSGSLCNEPAMQLSDADMDILRQVLSMHLFSAAVYELIPNSGKVLILDVEVDVEQAFHVMYDELQSTHAIFSNEDLGRQTVSSWKGWKFQHYRDVLRTLVPRERMPLIHAGPDESLADVASRILQNNISAIPVVHSGNGLCPRLLHIACLSGVLKHVCRHLKHHLGFLTLLQQPVGYLPLGTWAKEFQRTMARPLLTLHLSDSLNDALTMLLEAQISSIPIVDDGGNLVDTYSRSDIISLAKDNMYTHIQLDHMTILQAIEISVDVRRDRLQTCTRFDSLYRVMELLSEPDTRRVIIVEASSRRIEGVITLRDVFHFLSR, encoded by the exons ATGGTGCAAACCCCGTTCACTTGGCGTTATGGAGGTCGTGAAGTCTTTCTCTCTGGCTCCTTTAATGG GTGGAGCGAGAGGATACAACTGATTCCATTGGAGGGTTCTGCTGCTGTTTTCCAGAGAATTATTGATCTTCCACCTGGTTGTTATCAG TATAAATTTGTGGTCGATAGCGAATGGCAAGTTGATAAGCATCAAATATGTGATGTTGATGAGTATGGAACGGTATACAACATAGTTCTCGTCAGTGGAACAGAGTCCATGTCTCCAGATTTTAACGCTGAAGCTTTTCAGTCTAGTACAAGTGGAGCAAATCACAGAGAAATGCTTTCTATG GGTCCATCTTCTGGCAGTCTCTGTAATGAACCAGCTATGCAGTTATCAGATGCTGATATGGATATTCTTCGTCAAGTTCTATCCATGCATTTGTTCTCTGCTGCAGTATATGAGCTAATCCCGAATTCAGGCAAG GTCCTTATATTGGATGTTGAAGTAGACGTGGAACAGGCCTTCCATGTTATGTATGACGAG CTTCAGAGTACTCATGCAATTTTTTCCAATGAAGATCTTGGAAGACAGACGGTATCTTCCTGGAAAGGCTGGAAATTTCAACACTACAGAGATGTGCTTAGGACTTTGGTTCCCCGTGAAAGAATGCCTTTAATCCAT GCTGGTCCTGATGAGTCTTTAGCCGATGTTGCTTCAAGAATTCTACAGAATAACATTTCCGCCATTCCAGTTGTACATTCAGGAAATGGATTGTGCCCTCGTTTGTTGCATATAGCATGCCTCTCTGGAGTTCTAAAAC ATGTGTGCAGGCATTTGAAGCACCATCTTGGATTTCTGACTCTTTTACAGCAACCTGTTGGTTACCTCCCATTAGGTACATGGGCAAAAGAATTTCAGAGAACGATGGCTCGTCCATTGTTGACGTTGCACCTCAGTGATTCTCTTAATGATGCTCTTACGATGTTACTAGAAG CTCAAATAAGTTCCATACCCATAGTTGATGATGGGGGTAACCTTGTAGATACGTACTCCAGAAG TGATATTATCTCCTTAGCAAAGGATAACATGTATACACATATTCAACTCGACCATATGACGATATTGCAA GCAATAGAAATTAGTGTTGATGTGCGTAGAGATCGCCTACAAACATGTACAAGGTTTGATTCCTTGTACAGGGTAATGGAACTTCTATCCGAACCAG ATACACGTCGTGTTATTATAGTTGAGGCGTCCAGCCGACGCATCGAAGGTGTAATTACCTTGAGGGATGTATTTCATTTTTTGTCTAGATGA
- the LOC142549335 gene encoding sucrose nonfermenting 4-like protein isoform X4, with amino-acid sequence MQYKFVVDSEWQVDKHQICDVDEYGTVYNIVLVSGTESMSPDFNAEAFQSSTSGANHREMLSMGPSSGSLCNEPAMQLSDADMDILRQVLSMHLFSAAVYELIPNSGKVLILDVEVDVEQAFHVMYDEGLRVVPLWDEHNRLMAGMLTSSDFILILLQLQSTHAIFSNEDLGRQTVSSWKGWKFQHYRDVLRTLVPRERMPLIHAGPDESLADVASRILQNNISAIPVVHSGNGLCPRLLHIACLSGVLKHVCRHLKHHLGFLTLLQQPVGYLPLGTWAKEFQRTMARPLLTLHLSDSLNDALTMLLEAQISSIPIVDDGGNLVDTYSRSDIISLAKDNMYTHIQLDHMTILQAIEISVDVRRDRLQTCTRFDSLYRVMELLSEPDTRRVIIVEASSRRIEGVITLRDVFHFLSR; translated from the exons ATGCAGTATAAATTTGTGGTCGATAGCGAATGGCAAGTTGATAAGCATCAAATATGTGATGTTGATGAGTATGGAACGGTATACAACATAGTTCTCGTCAGTGGAACAGAGTCCATGTCTCCAGATTTTAACGCTGAAGCTTTTCAGTCTAGTACAAGTGGAGCAAATCACAGAGAAATGCTTTCTATG GGTCCATCTTCTGGCAGTCTCTGTAATGAACCAGCTATGCAGTTATCAGATGCTGATATGGATATTCTTCGTCAAGTTCTATCCATGCATTTGTTCTCTGCTGCAGTATATGAGCTAATCCCGAATTCAGGCAAG GTCCTTATATTGGATGTTGAAGTAGACGTGGAACAGGCCTTCCATGTTATGTATGACGAG gGGCTCAGAGTTGTGCCTTTGTGGGATGAACATAACAGGCTGATGGCAGGAATGTTGACCTCTTCGGATTTTATTTTGATCTTACTTCAG CTTCAGAGTACTCATGCAATTTTTTCCAATGAAGATCTTGGAAGACAGACGGTATCTTCCTGGAAAGGCTGGAAATTTCAACACTACAGAGATGTGCTTAGGACTTTGGTTCCCCGTGAAAGAATGCCTTTAATCCAT GCTGGTCCTGATGAGTCTTTAGCCGATGTTGCTTCAAGAATTCTACAGAATAACATTTCCGCCATTCCAGTTGTACATTCAGGAAATGGATTGTGCCCTCGTTTGTTGCATATAGCATGCCTCTCTGGAGTTCTAAAAC ATGTGTGCAGGCATTTGAAGCACCATCTTGGATTTCTGACTCTTTTACAGCAACCTGTTGGTTACCTCCCATTAGGTACATGGGCAAAAGAATTTCAGAGAACGATGGCTCGTCCATTGTTGACGTTGCACCTCAGTGATTCTCTTAATGATGCTCTTACGATGTTACTAGAAG CTCAAATAAGTTCCATACCCATAGTTGATGATGGGGGTAACCTTGTAGATACGTACTCCAGAAG TGATATTATCTCCTTAGCAAAGGATAACATGTATACACATATTCAACTCGACCATATGACGATATTGCAA GCAATAGAAATTAGTGTTGATGTGCGTAGAGATCGCCTACAAACATGTACAAGGTTTGATTCCTTGTACAGGGTAATGGAACTTCTATCCGAACCAG ATACACGTCGTGTTATTATAGTTGAGGCGTCCAGCCGACGCATCGAAGGTGTAATTACCTTGAGGGATGTATTTCATTTTTTGTCTAGATGA
- the LOC142549335 gene encoding sucrose nonfermenting 4-like protein isoform X1, which produces MVQTPFTWRYGGREVFLSGSFNGWSERIQLIPLEGSAAVFQRIIDLPPGCYQYKFVVDSEWQVDKHQICDVDEYGTVYNIVLVSGTESMSPDFNAEAFQSSTSGANHREMLSMGPSSGSLCNEPAMQLSDADMDILRQVLSMHLFSAAVYELIPNSGKVLILDVEVDVEQAFHVMYDEGLRVVPLWDEHNRLMAGMLTSSDFILILLQLQSTHAIFSNEDLGRQTVSSWKGWKFQHYRDVLRTLVPRERMPLIHAGPDESLADVASRILQNNISAIPVVHSGNGLCPRLLHIACLSGVLKHVCRHLKHHLGFLTLLQQPVGYLPLGTWAKEFQRTMARPLLTLHLSDSLNDALTMLLEAQISSIPIVDDGGNLVDTYSRSDIISLAKDNMYTHIQLDHMTILQAIEISVDVRRDRLQTCTRFDSLYRVMELLSEPDTRRVIIVEASSRRIEGVITLRDVFHFLSR; this is translated from the exons ATGGTGCAAACCCCGTTCACTTGGCGTTATGGAGGTCGTGAAGTCTTTCTCTCTGGCTCCTTTAATGG GTGGAGCGAGAGGATACAACTGATTCCATTGGAGGGTTCTGCTGCTGTTTTCCAGAGAATTATTGATCTTCCACCTGGTTGTTATCAG TATAAATTTGTGGTCGATAGCGAATGGCAAGTTGATAAGCATCAAATATGTGATGTTGATGAGTATGGAACGGTATACAACATAGTTCTCGTCAGTGGAACAGAGTCCATGTCTCCAGATTTTAACGCTGAAGCTTTTCAGTCTAGTACAAGTGGAGCAAATCACAGAGAAATGCTTTCTATG GGTCCATCTTCTGGCAGTCTCTGTAATGAACCAGCTATGCAGTTATCAGATGCTGATATGGATATTCTTCGTCAAGTTCTATCCATGCATTTGTTCTCTGCTGCAGTATATGAGCTAATCCCGAATTCAGGCAAG GTCCTTATATTGGATGTTGAAGTAGACGTGGAACAGGCCTTCCATGTTATGTATGACGAG gGGCTCAGAGTTGTGCCTTTGTGGGATGAACATAACAGGCTGATGGCAGGAATGTTGACCTCTTCGGATTTTATTTTGATCTTACTTCAG CTTCAGAGTACTCATGCAATTTTTTCCAATGAAGATCTTGGAAGACAGACGGTATCTTCCTGGAAAGGCTGGAAATTTCAACACTACAGAGATGTGCTTAGGACTTTGGTTCCCCGTGAAAGAATGCCTTTAATCCAT GCTGGTCCTGATGAGTCTTTAGCCGATGTTGCTTCAAGAATTCTACAGAATAACATTTCCGCCATTCCAGTTGTACATTCAGGAAATGGATTGTGCCCTCGTTTGTTGCATATAGCATGCCTCTCTGGAGTTCTAAAAC ATGTGTGCAGGCATTTGAAGCACCATCTTGGATTTCTGACTCTTTTACAGCAACCTGTTGGTTACCTCCCATTAGGTACATGGGCAAAAGAATTTCAGAGAACGATGGCTCGTCCATTGTTGACGTTGCACCTCAGTGATTCTCTTAATGATGCTCTTACGATGTTACTAGAAG CTCAAATAAGTTCCATACCCATAGTTGATGATGGGGGTAACCTTGTAGATACGTACTCCAGAAG TGATATTATCTCCTTAGCAAAGGATAACATGTATACACATATTCAACTCGACCATATGACGATATTGCAA GCAATAGAAATTAGTGTTGATGTGCGTAGAGATCGCCTACAAACATGTACAAGGTTTGATTCCTTGTACAGGGTAATGGAACTTCTATCCGAACCAG ATACACGTCGTGTTATTATAGTTGAGGCGTCCAGCCGACGCATCGAAGGTGTAATTACCTTGAGGGATGTATTTCATTTTTTGTCTAGATGA
- the LOC142549337 gene encoding uncharacterized protein LOC142549337, whose product MAHGSGCWLLYLAILLLVAIVQCLQANERSENGLKTEVFSSPEFVLEPGLVSNKYYYNIDFSRGHIAIKSFNGEVIDENGKSIPLHETYLHHWVVLRYYQRKGVDIPNIHGDLGFLRSKHIIVKNSGVCDSGLSQYFGLGSETRRTTTDVPDPYGIEVGNPDDIPDGYEERWMLNVHAIDTRGAEDKLGCTECRCDLYNVTVDEYGYVLPRTYGGGLRCCYDDARCRVKEGFQAEKRSLRLRYTVKYVEWDPSILPVQIYIFDVTDIWTKSDESRGVRARHHCLIEYDVESCTVAEANDGCSHSKILTINFPTGGEVVYGVGHQHAGGIGTTLYGEGGRVICSSNPTYVNGVEPGNEEGYIVGMSTCYPSPGSVKISAGETLTLVSNYSSSQRHTGVMGLFYILTVDSSANSNAVLHAPVDVHKGTAISEYSWAITLLGVALVAVVIFVVFRRSGREEGYEAILA is encoded by the exons ATGGCTCATGGTTCAGGCTGCTGGTTACTTTACCTTGCAATCCTACTGCTAGTGGCGATTGTTCAATGTTTACAAGCTAATGAAAGAAGCGAAAATGGGTTGAAAACTGAAGTCTTTTCGTCGCCGGAGTTTGTGTTGGAACCAGGATTGGTTTCAAACAAATATTACTACAACATTGATTTTTCTCGAGGTCATATAGCTATCAAGAGTTTCAATGGAGAAGTAATAGATGAAAACGGGAAGTCAATTCCTCTTCATGAAACGTATCTCCATCATTGGGTTGTTTTGCGATACTATCAACGCAAGGGCGTGGATATTCCGAATATTCATGGTGATCTGGGATTCCTTCGATCCAAACATATTATTGTGAAAAATAGCGGTGTGTGTGACAGTGGGCTTTCGCAGTATTTTGGGCTCGGATCCGAGACTCGAAGAACCACCACAGATGTGCCTGATCCTTATGGAATTGAGGTTGGCAATCCGGATGATATCCCGGATGGATACGAGGAGAGATGGATGCTTAATGTTCATGCAATCGACACTCGTGGTGCCGAGGATAAATTAGGTTGCACCGAGTGCCGGTGTGATTTGTACAATGTTACGGTTGACGAATATGGCTATGTCTTGCCCCGAACATATGGAGGTGGATTGAGGTGTTGTTATGATGACGCAAGATGCAGAGTGAAAGAAGGATTTCAGGCTGAGAAGAGAAGTCTACGTTTGAGGTATACGGTGAAATATGTTGAATGGGATCCCTCGATTTTGCCCGTTCAAATCTATATATTTGATGTCACAGATATATGGACAAAGTCCGATGAATCAAGGGGAGTTCGTGCTAGGCATCACTGCCTG ATTGAATATGATGTCGAGTCGTGTACTGTTGCTGAGGCTAATGATGGTTGCTCCCATTCAAAAATCCTTACCATTAATTTTCCTACTGGTGGCGAGGTAGTTTATGGGGTTGGGCACCAACATGCTGGAGGAATTGGCACAACTCTATACGGGGAG GGAGGAAGAGTCATATGCTCATCAAATCCAACTTATGTGAATGGAGTTGAACCTGGAAACGAAGAGGGTTACATTGTGGGAATGTCAACCTGTTACCCTTCACCTGGCTCTGTGAAGATTTCTGCAGGGGAGACACTGACTTTAGTTTCAAATTATAGCAGTTCACAGAGGCACACAGGAGTAATGGGGCTCTTTTACATTTTGACTGTCGATTCATCAGCAAATTCAAACGCTGTCTTGCATGCTCCAGTTGAT GTACATAAAGGTACAGCAATATCTGAATATAGCTGGGCTATCACTCTGTTAGGAGTCGCTCTCGTTGCAGTCGTCATTTTTGTGGTTTTTCGTAGGAGTGGAAGAGAAGAAGGGTATGAAGCTATACTTGCATGA
- the LOC142549340 gene encoding uncharacterized protein At4g14100-like produces the protein MKETNFPLTIRLSLAILLLFPSLSSQSPEPTPWPPQFHSILVINSSKGLLQVTDLWYDWPNGRNFNIIQHQLGKKLYDLEWDNGTSYYYTLDENQECSTRHFPVGILRPDWLDAAEYVGQVVKDGFLCNVWKKVDFITYYEDVATKRPVYWAFFSGMVAHVITFEVGKILDDPNWQAPVYCFKENSSVTRSPFDYWSLMRQILPSVPLAI, from the exons ATGAAAGAAACGAATTTCCCTCTGACAATTCGTCTCTCCCTCGCAATTTTGCTTCTCTTCCCCTCCCTTTCATCCCAATCCCCCGAACCCACGCCATGGCCTCCGCAATTCCACTCGATTCTCGTTATAAACAGCAGCAAAGGCCTCCTCCAAGTCACGGATCTTTGGTACGACTGGCCCAATGGGCGCAATTTCAACATAATCCAGCACCAGCTCGGGAAAAAGCTATACGATTTGGAATGGGATAATGGGACCTCTTATTACTACACGTTGGATGAGAATCAGGAGTGCAGCACAAGGCATTTCCCGGTCGGGATTCTCCGGCCGGATTGGCTCGATGCGGCGGAGTATGTTGGGCAGGTGGTTAAGGATGGATTCCTGTGTAATGTGTGGAAGAAGGTCGATTTTATCACCTATTACGAGGATGTTGCCACCAAAAGACCTGTTTACTGGGCTTTTTTCTCGG GCATGGTGGCTCATGTAATCACATTTGAGGTTGGAAAAATACTTGATGATCCCAATTGGCAGGCCCCCGTCTATTGTTTTAAGGAAAACAGTAGCGTGACTCGATCGCCATTTGACTATTGGAGTTTGATGAGACAAATCCTCCCGAGTGTTCCTCTTGCGATTTGA
- the LOC142549335 gene encoding sucrose nonfermenting 4-like protein isoform X5 encodes MSPDFNAEAFQSSTSGANHREMLSMGPSSGSLCNEPAMQLSDADMDILRQVLSMHLFSAAVYELIPNSGKVLILDVEVDVEQAFHVMYDEGLRVVPLWDEHNRLMAGMLTSSDFILILLQLQSTHAIFSNEDLGRQTVSSWKGWKFQHYRDVLRTLVPRERMPLIHAGPDESLADVASRILQNNISAIPVVHSGNGLCPRLLHIACLSGVLKHVCRHLKHHLGFLTLLQQPVGYLPLGTWAKEFQRTMARPLLTLHLSDSLNDALTMLLEAQISSIPIVDDGGNLVDTYSRSDIISLAKDNMYTHIQLDHMTILQAIEISVDVRRDRLQTCTRFDSLYRVMELLSEPDTRRVIIVEASSRRIEGVITLRDVFHFLSR; translated from the exons ATGTCTCCAGATTTTAACGCTGAAGCTTTTCAGTCTAGTACAAGTGGAGCAAATCACAGAGAAATGCTTTCTATG GGTCCATCTTCTGGCAGTCTCTGTAATGAACCAGCTATGCAGTTATCAGATGCTGATATGGATATTCTTCGTCAAGTTCTATCCATGCATTTGTTCTCTGCTGCAGTATATGAGCTAATCCCGAATTCAGGCAAG GTCCTTATATTGGATGTTGAAGTAGACGTGGAACAGGCCTTCCATGTTATGTATGACGAG gGGCTCAGAGTTGTGCCTTTGTGGGATGAACATAACAGGCTGATGGCAGGAATGTTGACCTCTTCGGATTTTATTTTGATCTTACTTCAG CTTCAGAGTACTCATGCAATTTTTTCCAATGAAGATCTTGGAAGACAGACGGTATCTTCCTGGAAAGGCTGGAAATTTCAACACTACAGAGATGTGCTTAGGACTTTGGTTCCCCGTGAAAGAATGCCTTTAATCCAT GCTGGTCCTGATGAGTCTTTAGCCGATGTTGCTTCAAGAATTCTACAGAATAACATTTCCGCCATTCCAGTTGTACATTCAGGAAATGGATTGTGCCCTCGTTTGTTGCATATAGCATGCCTCTCTGGAGTTCTAAAAC ATGTGTGCAGGCATTTGAAGCACCATCTTGGATTTCTGACTCTTTTACAGCAACCTGTTGGTTACCTCCCATTAGGTACATGGGCAAAAGAATTTCAGAGAACGATGGCTCGTCCATTGTTGACGTTGCACCTCAGTGATTCTCTTAATGATGCTCTTACGATGTTACTAGAAG CTCAAATAAGTTCCATACCCATAGTTGATGATGGGGGTAACCTTGTAGATACGTACTCCAGAAG TGATATTATCTCCTTAGCAAAGGATAACATGTATACACATATTCAACTCGACCATATGACGATATTGCAA GCAATAGAAATTAGTGTTGATGTGCGTAGAGATCGCCTACAAACATGTACAAGGTTTGATTCCTTGTACAGGGTAATGGAACTTCTATCCGAACCAG ATACACGTCGTGTTATTATAGTTGAGGCGTCCAGCCGACGCATCGAAGGTGTAATTACCTTGAGGGATGTATTTCATTTTTTGTCTAGATGA